The genomic DNA GCTACACCATGTTTTTTAGCGATTTCCATAAGTTGATCATACTGATGTTGAGATGCTTTTGTTAATATTGTTTCTGCATCTGCTGGATCAGTGCCATCTTTAGGAATTAAAAATTTAACATAAAGTGCAACAAAATCAACAATAGCTGCTGAACCAGACAAATTATGTTGATCAGATTGTTGTCCAGCAATTACCGCTACTAAACCCGCGCGAATTGGATCAGGTTTTACTTTCATAAACTGATCAATTAGTTGTTTTAAATAATCTCCTGGTTCTAAGTTTTTCAACTTATTTTCATCAGGTTTAAATTCTAATCCTGCGGCTTTTGACTGTTCTAAAACACACCATTCTGTAAATTCTTGCAGTGCAGCATCAGGAAGTTTAGGGAGATATTGATACAGTTCTATATTAGACACAGGGTTACACCAAATAGAGGATAGAGGTTTTTAATTGCATCAAATTCACCCTAACCCACTGTTTTAGATAGTTTTGTAGTAGAACTGACAATCTAAATTTTGTTTTAGATCCCCCCAACTCCCTTGATAAGGGGGATCTGAGAGCTTTTGATACACCATGAGGGACTTTTCAAACATCCTCTAACTGCTTCAACTTTCTTTCTCTTTCTCCTGGCAATTGACACATGATATCATTAAACGCTATTATAACCGTAGTCGTAACGACTCCGCTTTTTAATAATTCTAGTTTTTGAGTGAACTATGGTAAAAATTGTTGGTATTGGTGGTAGTTTAAGACCCGGATCTTATACTCAGCTAGGGTTAAAAATAGCAGCGCAAAGAATTGAAGCCTTGGGTGCAGAGGTAGAAATTCTCGATTTACGGGAAATGCAGCTACCTTTTTGTAATGGTGGCAAAGAATATCCAGAATATCCAGATGTACAACGGTTGCGCGATACTGTTAGCAATGCTGACGGTTTAATTTTAGCGACACCAGAATATCATGGTAGCGTTAGTGGTGTGATCAAAAACGCTTTAGATTTAATGAGTTTTGATCAACTATCTGGGAAAGTGACAGGAGTAATTAGCATTTTGGGTGGTCAGGTTAATAGTAATGCTCTCAATGACCTAAGAATCATTATGAGATGGGTACATGGCTGGGTAATTCCCGAACAGATAGCGATTGGACAAGCTTACAGTGCTTTTAGTCCTGAAGGTAAATTATTGGATGATAAACTATCTCAACGGTTTGATCAGTTTGCTCAAAGTTTGGTAGATAATACGCGGAAATTGCGCGGAGTTAATTAGAGGTAAGGATAGAAAGAGGGGATATGACAGTTTATCCCTCTTCTGTCACTCTGCGAGTGAAATGAATAAAACAATCAGAAAATAAAACTCTACAAGGCAGGTGGAGCAATGGATGTAGAATTACAAATCCTGAAGCATTTGGCGCGAGATGCTCACCCCAGTTATAGATGAATATTGTGCAGAGTATAAAGACCTGTTTAAAGAAGTAAGAAATTATGAATACTTCAAGTATTTACACTTGGGAATAATTTCACAGATAAAAAGAAAATCATTGCCAGAAATAGCGAAAATCGAGAGTATAAACTCTGCACAATTACTACCTTTCCCACATTTCAAACACCTTCTAAGCACTTGTTGAAAACTTCCACATCTGAGGATGAGCTAATGTATCTCAATAGCAGTATTTAGCACCGAATTTAAGGTAAGATTAGAGATTATCGCCAAATTACCAGATGCCATGTTTGAGATATTGCCCTTTCGATTTGAAATAGATAAAATTGCGATCGCCGGAGCTTGTTTATGGGCCTTAGCATTATATCTGATGTTGGCATCTACGAGAGAATGGGTGACAGAACAACTCAACCGCTGGTTTAACTTCGCTGAAAGATCACTTTACACCAGTGAAACAGAATTTGAAAAAACCCGCAAAGCCAGAGAATCACAAAATGCCTTTTACGCTTCAGTTTTTAGCATTATCCCTTTTATCATCTTTGGTGCATTGTCTAACTGGGGTTTAGAAATTAGTTTAGGTGCTAGTTGGGGAATTAGTACCGGTATCCTGGCCTGTATGGGTGCAGGAATTTATGAACTGGGACGCAGAGATGGGGAAGCAGATGATAGTTAATAGGTGACAGTTGACAGTTGACAGTTGACAGGTGACAGGTGACAGGTAAGAAGACAAAAGTTTTGATCACAAAAACCCTGATAGTTATCTGATAGTTAGGGCTTGCTGAATAAATCTCAAAACATTACAGGTAAACGATTTTAGCGATTTTGACTTTCAAAAAATGCAAGCTTTGATGAGGTGAGAACTGAAAAACCTTGCATTTAATTCCTGCTTCAAGGAAAAATAGTTCCCATCCAACTCTTGAAACTGTCACCTGTCACCTGTCACCTGTCACCTGTCTCCACGACAAGACTTTATCAGCAACCCCTAGTTATAAGGTGGGAAATACCCACCCTACAAAACAATAAATTCTAAGCAGTTCTAAACCTTGCTAATTCTTCCCCAGTCTTCGCATCATGAGCGTGAACAGTACACACCAAACAGGAGTCAAAGGAACGCGCTACATGACCAACCTCCACAGGATCAGTAGGATCAGCAATGGGTGTACCTATTAACGCTTCTTCAATCGGTCCACGTTTACCAGCACCGTCACGGGGGCCAATATTCCAAGTTCCAGGAGCGATAACTTGGTATTGTTTAATCTTACCTTCTTCAATTTCTACCCAGTGACACAAAGCGCCTCTTGCTGCTTCCGTTGCACCCCATCCCTTACCGTCTTTTTCTTTAGGTTTAATATACCAAGGATCGTTTAATTTGAACTCCCGTAAACAACGTTCAGCTTGACGATATAACTTGACTAATTCATGCACCCTTGCTAGTTGTCTGAGGTGAACATTTGCACCACCCATTTTTTTGTAAACGTCTAAAATAAATGGGTCATGATGCTGCCAAGATTCTCCATGTGTACCACCTGCAACTAATTGACGTGCTAGGGGGCCAGCTTCTAAACGTCCGATGTCTTGGTGTAAAACTGCACTAGACCAAGAATAAGCACCCTCAAAGTCTTTTTGGTTATTGATAGTTGGGGAAGTATTGCGATCGCTCGGATGCCAATCTTGTGTACCTTCATCATACCAGGAATGGGTTAAATTTTCCCGCACAAAACCCGGTTCCATCAACCGATGAGTATCTTTGCAACCATCGTAAACACCGCTTTTCATAATTACCGCAGCGTTACGACCTTCAATGGTGGGTTTATTATATCTGTCCTCATGGGGTAAATATCCCCAACTGACAAACTTACCCACACCAATACCATACCGGTCTAAACCGATATCCAAACCCATGCGCCAATATAAGCCTAAGTCAGATTCTCGGTGTTTAACATCTTCATCTAACCACTTTTGGAAATCCTCATAAGATTGAATTTCCTCATATCTTTCTAAAGAACATCCTAACCAAACCGGTTCTAACCAATTGGTGCGGAAATATTCCAGAATACCCCAAGCGCGGGTAATGTCAGTCAAAGTGGGAGCGCACATCACACCACCAGGC from Okeanomitos corallinicola TIOX110 includes the following:
- a CDS encoding NADPH-dependent FMN reductase; the encoded protein is MVKIVGIGGSLRPGSYTQLGLKIAAQRIEALGAEVEILDLREMQLPFCNGGKEYPEYPDVQRLRDTVSNADGLILATPEYHGSVSGVIKNALDLMSFDQLSGKVTGVISILGGQVNSNALNDLRIIMRWVHGWVIPEQIAIGQAYSAFSPEGKLLDDKLSQRFDQFAQSLVDNTRKLRGVN